Genomic window (Kosakonia sp. BYX6):
GAACAGCATTTCGCTGGCGCTTTGGCGCAAACTCGTGAGCAGCGCCTCATCGGCAAACTGCATGGCGATGATGTAGTTAAACGTTTTGCCTGAGGCCGCCAGCGCCTCAAACGATTCCAGCGCGAAACCGTTAAATTCACTGCCGGGGCGCAGGTAGCTCCCGCCGATGGCGACCTTATCGACGCGCATGTGTTCGCGCTGCATAAATTCCCAGGTCACTTGCGCGGCGTAACCGGCACCGCACAACACAATGGGGTCGCCATTGGTTTGCATACGCGCCACGGTATCAACGAAATGGTTGCGCGTGGCAGAAATCAAATTGACGATTGAGGTCATTGCCGTCTCCGGGGAATGAAAAATAAAAGGTCGCAGGGCGCATCACAGCGTGTTTGCAACGTTTCGCGTTAACAGGGCGACCAAATCGTAGCCATCCCATTGCAGGGTAAAATCGAGCGTTTGCCCAAACGCCACGACGCGATCAATGCCTTTCGGGCGGCGTGCGGCAAGCCAGGCGTCGATCGTCGTTTTCTCAATACCGAACGTCGCGAGCGTTTGGCAGCGCGCATCGCAAAGCGGCGTCATGTCATTGAGCGAGTCGGCAACATACTCCATAAAGAAGCCGCAATTACCGCGTAGCGCCATCACGCCCGGCGTTAACGCTGCCAGTTCGACACGCACCACTAAATTGTCATCGTCAGAGACTTTCTTCACGCCGGGATACTGCGCGGCCAACTGGTACAAACGGGTCAGCTTATTGACCGCCGCCACCGGCTCAAGCGGATAATGGCGAGCGGCGAAGGCCTGAAAGTGCTGCCAGAATTGCTCGCGTGCCGCCTGTGTTTCAACGCCCAGCCAGACCAGCAACGACGGCGACGAGCAGGCGTTTTGGTCGTTTAACAGCGTGTCGTTAAAAAAGGCCTGCGCGAGTTTTCCTTTATCCGCATGCGCCAAATAGCGGTCGGCATCGATAGCGGCAAGGGAGTAACGATCGGCGAAGGCGATATCCAGCGCGCGCGGTTTCAGCGGCGAGCGGCGAATCTGCGCAATTGTCTCATCGCCGCCCCAAATAATGCGTGTATCACACAAGGCAGACAGCGCGTCATTGATCCCTTGCTGGCGATCGTAGCGCAGCAGGCAAATATAAGGCGCCAGCGCCGGGTGTTCGTGCAGCGCGGCGCATAACAGGCGAACGATAATCGGC
Coding sequences:
- a CDS encoding acyl-CoA reductase; this translates as MQQHFDGLTFVIGDEAQLQAMPDLAPFPPFAAEMLALLQTFSRLTLRDDEAKAWPDVISLGFWCRAASLNQMRAAYGDLAHRYGRGVALHIAPGNVAANFAYSLFSGLLTGNANIVRLPGRDHLQVPIIVRLLCAALHEHPALAPYICLLRYDRQQGINDALSALCDTRIIWGGDETIAQIRRSPLKPRALDIAFADRYSLAAIDADRYLAHADKGKLAQAFFNDTLLNDQNACSSPSLLVWLGVETQAAREQFWQHFQAFAARHYPLEPVAAVNKLTRLYQLAAQYPGVKKVSDDDNLVVRVELAALTPGVMALRGNCGFFMEYVADSLNDMTPLCDARCQTLATFGIEKTTIDAWLAARRPKGIDRVVAFGQTLDFTLQWDGYDLVALLTRNVANTL